The genome window CCGACGATCCGGCCAGGGCCGCCTTGACTGAATGCAAACTTGTTGCATAAACAGCGTTCCAAAATCATGGAGGATTTCATGAAAAAAACACTATGTTTTCTGATATTGGCAACCCTTGTCACCGTCGGCTCCGTGCTGGCGCAGCCCACGGCCTTTGTCTCCATCGCGCCCCAAAAATACTTCGTGGACAGGATCAGCGGCGGACTGGTCCCGGTTTCGATCATGGTTCAGCCCGGAGCCAATCCCCACGCCTACGAACCCAGGCCCAGGCAGATGATCGACCTGGCCAAGGCCTCTGTCTACTTCTCCATCGGCGATGCGTTCGACATGGTCTGGATGGACCGGATCAAGGGCACCAACCCAGACATCCGCATTGTTCACACGGAAAAAGACGTCCCCAAAGCGTCCATGGAAAATGGACACCACGACGACGGCAAGGCGGCTTCGCACGGCCACGACGCAGACCACCATGGCGGTCACGACGGCCTGGATCCACACATCTGGCTCGATCCGGCCCTGGTCAAGATCCAGGCCCGCAACATCCGGGACGGGCTGTGCGCCATGGACCCCCCGCACGCGGAGCACTACACGGCCAACGCCGAGACGTTTCTGCGGGAGCTGGACGCCCTGGACGCTGAAATCCGGGCCATCCTGGCCCCCATTCCCGAGGAAAAACGCACTTTTCTGGT of Deltaproteobacteria bacterium contains these proteins:
- a CDS encoding cation ABC transporter substrate-binding protein, with product MKKTLCFLILATLVTVGSVLAQPTAFVSIAPQKYFVDRISGGLVPVSIMVQPGANPHAYEPRPRQMIDLAKASVYFSIGDAFDMVWMDRIKGTNPDIRIVHTEKDVPKASMENGHHDDGKAASHGHDADHHGGHDGLDPHIWLDPALVKIQARNIRDGLCAMDPPHAEHYTANAETFLRELDALDAEIRAILAPIPEEKRTFLVFHPSWGYFARAYGLRQAAIEVEGKEPSPRELAAIIEMGQKLGTKVVFVQPQFSEKSAAVIAKQIGARVVRLDPLAAEWAGNLLQAAKAMAGALN